From Branchiostoma floridae strain S238N-H82 chromosome 5, Bfl_VNyyK, whole genome shotgun sequence:
NNNNNNNNNNNNNNNNNNNNNNNNNNNNNNNNNNNNNNNNNNNNNNNNNNNNNNNNNNNNNNNNNNNNNNNNNNNNNNNNNNNNNNNNNNNNNNNNNNNNNNNNNNNNNNNNNNNNNNNNNNNNNNNNNNNNNNNNNNNNNNNNNNNNNNNNNNNNNNNNNNNNNNNNNNNNNNNNNNNNNNNNNNNNNNNNNNNNNNNNNNNNNNNNNNNNNNNNNNNNNNNNNNNNNNNNNNNNNNNNNNNNNggggttcttccgaaccccccgaaccccccctggctacgggcatgcgacgtcagcaattggtcaaacgtaaCAGGAACTTTATAACGCGTagcgtctctgttcagtgatggctggagtgccctgatgtatatggcctcaAATTTTATCCGTGTTTACTTttctgttggaagaaagtttagcattgtactgtgATTAGtactaacacagatgagcttccatgataagaTATCACGTAGTTAGAACTGCCAGTAACCATGGTGTCATCCTGCCGAAGCGNNNNNNNNNNNNNNNNNNNNNNNNNNNNNNNNNNNNNNNNNNNNNNNNNNNNNNNNNNNNNNNNNNNNNNNNNNNNNNNNNNNNNNNNNNNNNNNNNNNNNNNNNNNNNNNNNNNNNNNNNNNNNNNNNNNNNNNNNNNNNNNNNNNNNNNNNNNNNNNNNNNNNNNNNNNNNNNNNNNNNNNNNNNNNNNNNNNNNNNNNNNNNNNNNNNNNNNNNNNNNNNNNNNNNNNNNNNNNNNNNNNNNNNNNNNNNNNNNNNNNNNNNNNNNNNNNNNNNNNNNNNNNNNNNNNNNNNNNNNNNNNNNNNNNNNNNNNNNNNNNNNNNNNNNNNNNNNNNNNNNNNNNNNNNNNNNNNNNNNNNNNNNNNNNNNNNNNNNNNNNNNNNNNNNNNNNNNNNNNNNNNNNNNNNNNNNNNNNNNNNNNNNNNNNNNNNNNNNNNNNNNNNNNNNNNNNNNNNNNNNNNNNNNNNNNNNNNNNNNNNNNNNNNNNNNNNNNNNNNNNNNNNNNNNNNNNNNNNNNNNNNNNNNNNNNNNNNNNNNNNNNNNNNNNNNNNNNNNNNNNNNNNNNNNNNNNNNNNNNNNNNNNNNNNNNNNNNNNNNNNNNNNNNNNNNNNNNNNNNNNNNNNNNNNNNNNNNNNNNNNNNNNNNNNNNNNNNNNNNNNNNNNNNNNNNNNNNNNNNNNNNNNNNNNNNNNNNNNNNNNNNNNNNNNNNNNNNNNNNNNNNNNNNNNNNNNNNNNNNNNNNNNNNNNNNNNNNNNNNNNNNNNNNNNNNNNNNNNNNNNNNNNNNNNNNNNNNNNNNNNNNNNNNNNNNNNNNNNNNNNNNNNNNNNNNNNNNNNNNNNNNNNNNNNNNNNNNNNNNNNNNNNNNNNNNNNNNNNNNNNNNNNNNNNNNNNNNNNNNNNNNNNNNNNNNNNNNNNNNNNNNNNNNNNNNNNNNNNNNNNNNNNNNNNNNNNNNNNNNNNNNNNNNNNNNNNNNNNNNNNNNNNNNNNNNNNNNNNNNNNNNNNNNNNNNNNNNNNNNNNNNNNNNNNNNNNNNNNNNNNNNNNNNNNNNNNNNNNNNNNNNNNNNNNNNNNNNNNNNNNNNNNNNNNNNNNNNNNNNNNNNNNNNNNNNNNNNNNNNNNNNNNNNNNNNNNNNNNNNNNNNNNNNNNNNNNNNNNNNNNNNNNNNNNNNNNNNNNNNNNNNNNNNNNNNNNNNNNNNNNNNNNNNNNNNNNNNNNNNNNNNNNNNNNNNNNNNNNNNNNNNNNNNNNNNNNNNNNNNNNNNNNNNNNNNNNNNNNNNNNNNNNNNNNNNNNNNNNNNNNNNNNNNNNNNNNNNNNNNNNNNNNNNNNNNNNNNNNNNNNNNNNNNNNNNNNNNNNNNNNNNNNNNNNNNNNNNNNNNNNNNNNNNNNNNNNNNNNNNNNNNNNNNNNNNNNNNNNNNNNNNNNNNNNNNNNNNNNNNNNNNNNNNNNNNNNNNNNNNNNNNNNNNNNNNNNNNNNNNNNNNNNNNNNNNNNNNNNNNNNNNNNNNNNNNNNNNNNNNNNNNNNNNNNNNNNNNNNNNNNNNNNNNNNNNNNNNNNNNNNNNNNNNNNNNNNNNNNNNNNNNNNNNNNNNNNNNNNNNNNNNNNNNNNNNNNNNNNNNNNNNNNNNNNNNNNNNNNNNNNNNNNNNNNNNNNNNNNNNNNNNNNNNNNNNNNNNNNNNNNNNNNNNNNNNNNNNNNNNNNNNNNNNNNNNNNNNNNNNNNNNNNTGTCACACGTACACATGGCTATATACGTAAGTACAACTTGTTCAGTGAAGTATGTGTTCTCACTACTTAGTATCTTACGGGCATTCCTGAACAAAGTACACGTCAGCAACTAATCTATCTTATGGATGAGCACATGGTGACAATAATGAGCCATTTCGATTGTCTACATTTGTTCTAATTTCGTGTTTCGTTTTTCTTTATGCCACGGTCAACAAGCGAAAACGCAATCATAAGAAGTCATTCACAAATTCTTGAGTTGCCTAGTTACTACGTGCTCCCATCTGTTGCCGACGTTTTTAGTGTATATATATGGATGCTATGGTTATCGATTGATTGTACACTTGTTAGAAATGGCGGCCACGAAGTGTGACCATATCCGCCTCCCTGTTTGCGTTTGtagcaaatactagtagtacattaGATCTTCCTTCACATTATCTTGAATTTGTCCTTACTTTGTCAGGTAATTCCTTTGCCGCCTGCCGCTTTTGTATAAGGGTAATCACCTAGTGTAGGGAGGGGCAACTGTAGACCCAAGGCTTGTTATATAACGTTGAAAACAGTTCTGAAGCCAAAACTATCACACACAATAATTCAAACTATCTCAAGTACTATAAAGATCATAGAATGAATCGTACCTGCGCCACTTCTACCAGAAACACGTTGTTGTAAGTGTTGCTGACTGTGATGAACAGGGCACCGGATAGCATCCCTATTCCATAGAACGTCGTCTCCAGCCAAGAAACCGAGTCTGCCGTCTTGTCGACGTCCTTGTCTTGTGTCATCGTCGTGTTATGCTCTTCTGTAGTTGATTGGAAGACAAACTTCAGCGTAGAACAGAACTATACGGTGTACACGTTCTGTCAAGACAACACGGAATGTTACGATTTCCCGATCCCTACGGCCATGGATGTAACGTATACTGTCAACGAAACAACAGTCACGAGCCAAACTCTGTTCACACGGTGCTGTTCAACCGTGCAGAAGTTAACGTGTTCCCAAACTGCTGACCTGACCTGAACCGGTCGAACTGGTTGTCTGCTCGCCCTTTTAACTCGCACTAGTACTGGTGTTACGTCTGTGCACTCACCCCATGCGTGTTGTCTGGTTCTCCTCTCTCAATGGCTTTcagttgatttttcaaatgtcTAGCTCTGTTATTTTCCTAGGATGATTAAATCTTTCTCTCTCAGGCAGCGNNNNNNNNNNNNNNNNNNNNNNNNNNNNNNNNNNNNNNNNNNNNNNNNNNNNNNNNNNNNNNNNNNNNNNNNNNNNNNNNNNNNNNNNNNNNNNNNNNNNNNNNNNNNNNNNNNNNNNNNNNNNNNNNNNNNNNNNNNNNNNNNNNNNNNNNNNNNNNNNNNNNNNNNNNNNNNNNNNNNNNNNNNNNNNNNNNNNNNNNNNNNNNNNNNNNNNNNNNNNNNNNNNNNNNNNNNNNGTTACGTATATAAGTCCAACATAAGAGGTTGTTGTGTCTGCCTGCGTTTGAGTACATTAGAATGCCGGAACCCTGCAGGGCACGTTTTGGCTCtcttttgtatacataattCAATATTCACAGTCACAAATCGATATGGTCGAACGGaacaggtgattttttttgggggggggggatgaaaATATCTATATGATCTACTTCATTTTCTTCTGACTTGggccaaagcaagtaaattttatggatggcatgcCATACAGCACAATGAACAAATAACGCTTATGACGTCCATAGTGGTACCACTTTATTTCACAAGTATCCAACTtgttcacttctacaagtacagccATGGCTACATCCAAATAATGCCACTTCTACGGTACAATCATTGGGCTATAACACAACGTATATATTCATTTTGGtgctttcttgtcatgtttacCATCTCCGaagtagaaaaaaatcttgCTTTTCTTTCTGAGTCAGGTAAAAgcaatgagcgcgctgatgtcatccgtaagatttactttctgtggcctAATTGTGACCGAATTTGAAATAAGATATGGCAAGAATTTTGAATTCCTCTCAAACACAGGTCGTCATTATGTATAATAGAGCTGTGAATTCCCACTAACTTAGTTTGGGACTCTACACGATAGTAATGGTTTACTGACCTGAGATAACGGTAGTCTAAGCACTGCGAGAATTTCCTTAGTTGGAACCTTCCTCGGGTAAATAAAATAGATTAAGTATGTATTAGAGATTTACGTGcgaacaaagtaaaacagtttgcttactttcacacattaacataatgaaAACGTCATAGTGGAACACAGAATGccccccacccacacacacacaacaaagaCGTTCAAAACAATGGAATTCTAGAACATTTTTGCTCACAATAGAAATCAAACGTCAACGTCAGAAACCTCTTATTTTACAATGTCATAAATATACTATTAAGCATATGGTCACAATGACCATTCAAACTTAAAATCAATCCAGACTTTTAATTTGATTGTTGAGACAAGGTGAAAATAAATACTCTTTTGGTGTggataaaacatgtcaataaattTTCAAACATAATTCAGTATAAAACAATTCATATCAACACCTAAAGTATATGCAAATGTCACAGACTGACTAGGTATATAACACACTATTTTATTATAATGATAAACATTTTGCTTTGGATCTAGTAACGTTAGACACTCTtcgttttacaaatattgaagtaACTACGTAGCTCTTGAAAGTTTTTGTGTCTCATCGACTTTCTTTCTCCCTTCAGGGCTCCgtttttccaagcagatcctacgatgccatatgatagtactaaactggccttgttagccaagaggtgtacatttgccatctAGCCAAAcgcactcctaggccggctccactcctctggcagcttttgatactatcttatgctaccgtagcatctgcttggagattactactGTACTCCGCGGAGTTCGTTGACCTTATTCTGAGCCTGCGCTCTACGGAGctaaaactggccaaggagtgtgttCAGCCAAGAGGTTTACATTTTCtgtgtagccaaacacactcctaggctggctccactcctctggcagcttttcatactatcttatgtcaccgtaggatctgcttggaaattactaCTCCGCAGAGTTCGTTGACCTTATTCTGAGCCTGCGCTCTACGGAGctaaaactggccaaggagtgtgttCAGCCAAGAGGTTTACATTTTCtgtgtagccaaacacactcctaggctggctccactcctctggcagcttttcatactatcttatgtcaccgtaggatctgcttggaaattactaCTCCGCAGAGTTCGTTGACCTTATTCTGAGCCTGCGCTCTACGGAGCTTACCCAGAAAACCCCAATTTGTCCGTtctccaagatggccgccggtCTGTGCCGTGTTTCCCTGCTCCGACTTTCAAGAACGTTTTCTCCCGGAGCAAACGTAAGTTGGCCGAAAATCTCCTCTTATCAGATCAACACACTGATTTACTCCTGTTTCAATTTGTGTTAAAGATGATAGGTCTGTTCTAAAGCTGTAAATTTGAACGTAAACTTCGGTCATTCCGACTTGCCGGTTGTGACACCGACTGACCTTGCACATGTCCCAAACCGACAAATTTGAACCAATTCCAGCCGATACGCTGTACCCTACCCAATATTCTATATCAAAAGGTGCTACAAATGACATTTGAGGCAAGATTTGAGGAATTTCTGGGCGTATTTTATTGTAAGGAGCCCGTACGTGCGCGTAATTggtatcgcccccctcccatacaatttgcccccctccccacagcttTACCAGTGTGTGGTTTCATGTGTATGTAAGTGATATTTTTGCAAATATACAGTGAAAGAATCATCATACAACTGTGTGTACAACCGAATTTCTAGATATGCTACTGTTACTGGATTTGTTGTACTGGATTTTTTAATGCTTTGTATGTAGTAAATTGTACAACAGGTACATGATTTTTGAAATCATGCTTACAAATAAAGTTTAGGATGAAAACTTGAAGAAATGTGTAGGCAATAAGTTTCATTTGTATATCACATTTGATAATTTGTCACACCACATACATACCACATGCATAAAAAATCTAATCCCCCTCGGTTTGCGCAGTAGACTTCTCCGTGTAAGTTAaggctgcagaatcctcaaCACGATGAGGGCAGCAGCCCAACCGAAAGAAGAAAATTCGCTACGGctgcgtggcgcgttggtacacccgatccctcgatcttgGAAGTTAAGCAACACGCGGTctggacagtacttggatgggggaccaaccaaggacgtccggattgctgtagcctcatgAAGCTTTCCACGAAGTTGTCTTccaggagggacgtaaaacaggGGTCCTGTGCACGTTAAagagcctcattacccacactttgggtacctactggctgcaaaatacacccgatattatatCTAAATCCTGttgcttttactagttttagttcAGATACGAGTTAGAAATTGATAGAAAACTAACAAGCTCTTTTCCGCAATTTCCCAGCCTGCTCTGAGCATCCAGACATGGCGTTGTGCGTCCACACGCGCCTCGTACGGTCAGACCCTCCTCAACGTGCCGGAGACTAAGGTGACCACGCTGGACAATGGCTTCAGGGTGGCCAGCGAGGACTCTGGCCTGCCCACCTGCACGGTCGGGCTGTGGATCGACGCAGGCAGCAGGTACGAGAACCAGCGCAACAACGGAACGGCTCACTTCCTGGAGCACATGGCGTTCAAGGTGGGTCATGTTGATGGTGTACTAGTAGTTTTGCATATTTGGGGAGTATATATTTTACTCAACGGAGGTATACTAGTTGTCATAGGGCATTGTTAAAATGGGCAAATTCTCGTGATGAACACATTAGAATTATAGGAGACTGTATAATTGTATACTTGGTCTAGAATGGAACTAGACTGTCACAAaggttactacatgtatactatagTATAGGACAATAGTAACGTAATGGAGGTAGGAATTCAAGACATAAACACTAAATgataacagaaaacaaaattgttACTAAGAGATATTTTGAGAAAGTAAAATAATGAAacacagggttctccccagagagtggaataagggaggccctccactatactctcagccagctccactatactatttttcaaatttagtgtgtttcttccctatttcctttgttagttttgctaagattaatgacaattcacagatttttgtaccaagtggtatcacttttccagtcagcattgtctgcaaaaacttgtgaatgagcaatgatcaaaacaatagtagttttgccacttcacaacaaaggaataacaacagtatattatacttgtagtatttgacaccctctgtcattgcaaaatgaacccattttcatgaaagtgcagcgcgttggtgcgggttatttttgccagcccctccactatactaaaaaattctggggagaaccctgtttAACATGATTTTCATATGTGAAGCTCAACATACACATTTGCAATATTGTGGACTAAAAACTCTCAATGTCATCACAAAAAGATGTTTCATGTCATCCGAAAATAGCAAGAAATGTGAATTTATGTCAGTCTGGTGACaccaatgtatttttttttttagggtaCCAAGAACCGATCCCAGATGGACCTAGAACTGGAAGTAGAGAACATGGGAGCCCACCTGAACGCCTACACCTCCCGGGAACAGACTGTCTACTACGCCAAGAGCTTCTCTAGTGACCTGGGAAAAGGTAACTGAGGACTTCTCTTGAAGTCTTATTTAACACAACATAAATTGGTTtctagtaattagaaaatatgcTCACAACAAACTAAGGCTGTATCCATTAATgacttacatttgtacttaaAAGAAACCGTCTGTACTTGGTCATCATGAGTTGATGTTGAACATTTTGATGTTGTTCTTTATAGATACAGTTGCAGCTATGTCATGAGACTCATGATTCATAATTATCCATACGTATCTTAATTGGCATCGTTTTTAATTTCGGAATTTAGCATCTAAAGTTTGAAGGACCTTCATAATAGTGACCTTCTTAGTcaaaagttaaagtccttcctgtACCAAATGTGCATcgggcggcacccatctccatttccgTAGCCCTAAGCCGCACATTTCTAAGCTAACTGTACTATAGCGATGGGCTGGTCCACTACTAGTTATGTGTGTtaaactcccatactcttcctcatgaAAGTTAAATTGTAAAGGTGTGTCTTAATATGTTGAATGTAATGTCTACATTGCTTAgatttgtaaatgtttttcaGCTGTGGATGTTCTGTCGGACATCATCCAGAACAGCACCCTGGGTGAGGCGGAGATCGAGCGCGAGCGGGGCGTGATCCTGCGTGAGATGCAGGAAGTGGAGACCAACCTACAGGAGGTCGTGTTTGACCACCTGCACGCCACCGCGTACCAGGGCACCGCACTGGGGCGTACCATTCTGGGACCCACGGAGAACATCAAGTAAGACATCTGACATCTTCTTGACTTAactataaaataaaacaatttttcacAAGCCAAGGTCGATTTTAAAAACTAAGATCCAAATGTCACATCATGTTCATAAACAGACCAAAACCACAACATCCTAGGCAACTAATTGTATTCATAAACCTCATATTTTTAAAAGTGAGATTTTTGTGCGTAGCAAAAGTTTCATTAAACCCCAACTCCAAACTTTAATTCCATAGCAGTTCTTATAAGAACAGTCATTGTTCCAGTTGTTGCAATTGTGAAATTGTTATCAATGTATACTTTTTCTAAATAGTGTTACGATCACATATGTTGGAATTAGTCCTTGGACAGAAGCATGCAAAGAAATCCAatttatgtcgatgaaggttagacatccaggtaacaatatacaccaaaaagtagttaatcagcaactggacatgattttgaaaaaattatatccagttgctggagtaactgctttttggcaaaacCCAGTTTAATGCTTTATAGTTGTATGTTTAGCATGATGCTATCACTGTATAGcttgtgtaagttagttaaaaaaagttaaacccttcccgcgccaagggtgatgcccatttctggcgcatagggcggtgcccatctctgtttcattagccctgggccacacacaacgcaatcactacagcagggggctagtccactggtagtggtgtgtgttcaacttccatactctttctcgaatgctgagtgctaagcagagaaagcagcatgtaccattttttatagtctttggtatgactcggccgggatcgaactcacgaccttccgaatgcaggGCGAACACTCtgcccactaggccattgcaccggctactcattttcacctgagcatagtgaggaaagtcgtgtaaagtgcctttcccaagggcacaagatcggtgacacgcagtcggattcgaacgtgcaacctctcggtcacgaggcacaaatgccgccgctgcgccacgcgacttCACATAGCTTCACATAGCTTGTGTAACACGTTGCTTTAATCCATTGACAGGTCTATCAACCGTCAGGACCTGGTAGACTACATCAGTACTCACTACAAGGGCCCACGTATTGTACTGGCCGCAGCAGGAGGTAAGGGCTGGTAACATACacatttgtaatttttctatCAGGACTATGTAAGGCAAGAATGTGTGCAGAATTTAATGTACTGTGATAATTCACGTTTTCGCATTGGTTTTAACTTTTAGGCCGCATCACCTTAAACTTTGAATTGGTGTTTCTATTCCTGTACAGTAGTATGTGACTATTGctctaacttaaaaccactgcaaacactccggACATTTTCTCACTACCACTAAATTcaatcaccacaaacttaaatatATATTCacagtacatatacatatatattgtttatcatgAATTAGACATGCTGGTAATCATATAACCTGTTCTACAAACTGACAAAGACTACATCTTCCCAACCCTGTAGGTGTAAACCACGATGAGTTGGTGAAGCTAGCAGATAAGTACTTTGGCCAGCTGAGTATGTCGTACGAGGGCCAGGCACCGCCCGTCCTACCTCCCTGCAGATACACAGGCAGTGAGGTAAGTACTTTGGCCAGCTGAGTATGTCGTACGAGGGCCAGGCACCGCCCGTCCTACCTCCCTGCAGATACACAGGCAGTGAGGTAAGTACTTCGGCCAGCTGAGTATGTCGTACGAGGGCCAGGCACCACCCGTCCTACCTCCCTGCAGATACACAGGCAGTGAGGTAAGTACTTTGGCCAGCTGAGTATGTCGTACGAGGGCCAGGCACCGCCCGTCCTACCTCCCTGCAGATACACAGGCAGTGAGGTAAGTACTTTGGCCAGCTGAGTATGTCGTACGAGGGCCAGGCACCGCCCGTCCTACCTCCCTGCAGATACACAGGCAGTGAAGTAAGGCTCAATTGGCAGGGTCACACTTTTCTGGGATGTTACTTTTAGTACAGTGGAATCCGCTTTATTGTATCGCCTATTTGTCTgggcattttatccaattatccggcctattctagagtccgaagttggctatatgaccagctttagcggcattggttggggaggggtgtagttttgaaaaccaatacgcaaacataacacacagacgctcatagaggttaccactctaacgatacggaactccgtttacaaaactttaatcatatgttccgatactgtgcgatttctgtgagatgcttgatctaataaagagttcaaatcagtggctaaatgcacatgtggaaaagtacgcttgactcgcacagCCGTGCGTCGGCAATTTGGCGGCATACCAAAACAAAGACGAACATGGCTCCGCTCGTATGCCGGAGAATATGAcgttactttcataattttaagttaaaacaacggtattggagagtgataaactcttcaccttcttgtctacaacttgtgtccacaaattactctgaaatttacgtctttcgcggtggaagacggaaaaaattcacgttcaaaacatttaaaatggcggcgcgtgggttgagatatcccgccattcaatgcgCAAGATAGGTCATTGCGAAATCACACCCCTGTTGCATTACGTGCGTTGTTGTAAATCTACGCAGcgcagccgaaatcagctcaattaatgagacagtggatatgaaaaaacacatttttgtagggtaaaccaagtttagacgttgtctgaaggggaaatatgaactcaaaagcgtgttgacgttcccatgacgttcgcccatcataccttgcggcaacctaacaaaatggcgcctaacTCCAAATGTTCGCACGCTAGCACAGCGCTATCGGCTTGATTTTCTGTGGAATGTAACTTTCTTACGGTCCTTTACATGGCTTTACacctttatacatacatttactagttacctttggactcattttgtgagttttagggcatattttcccatttttaatttgtgtgacctgacgtaattctatccaaaaacccgaagtttgagaccgtgggttatccaattctgcgatgttctaaacaatagaatgaatggcaaatgttttgggaTTTTGTAATTCTATccaattacccgaattatccaaaaaggcgtaatacgaataattggaatccactgtatttACATGCATTTGATTACCATTTTGGGGTACAACTCTTTCTGTGGGATAATAACTCTTCTGTAGTACAATGAACTATGCATATCAATGAAGATGTGGTTCAAGTGTGTCTATTCATCAGAATTAAAAGGTTTTTCTTGTGGTTTGCAGATCAGAGTAAGGGATGACAAGATGCCTTTTGCCCACATAGCCATTGCTGTTGAGGTAACTATGAATATGAGGACATCTTTGGTCAATTTTGCACTTTACTGCAGTTTTTGATACCTTTTTGTCATTTGAAAGTAGGAAGCTTTCAGTCTTTATCTGCTGCTTGGAGTTCGTTTTTATGATCAACTTTTCCGTTATTTTAATCCCCAGGGAGTCGGCTGGTCTCACCCTGATACAATCCCCCTGATGGTGGCAAACACAGTGAGTTTTTATGATATAGAATTGATTAAAAAATTGTTTCTAATGTGAATTGAATGGTACAGGTATTTCCTTTTCTGCATCAATGGATCAGTGTAACTGCCCTTTGATACACCAGCAACTCGGGTAATTAATTTGGTTAGTTTATTAGACATACAATATTACATTACAAACAGTTTCCCTATCAAAGACTAAAATAGACAGATAAATCCATATAGCAATAGACCCCAGCCtcttttgcaaaaaaaactaAGACCATTTAGACTATATGTACATACACTgcacaacaaaaatgtattgaTTCAACACAATACtccttacattgtacatgcgtCATTTGGACGCACtc
This genomic window contains:
- the LOC118415909 gene encoding mitochondrial-processing peptidase subunit beta-like isoform X2; translated protein: MAAGLCRVSLLRLSRTFSPGANPALSIQTWRCASTRASYGQTLLNVPETKVTTLDNGFRVASEDSGLPTCTVGLWIDAGSRYENQRNNGTAHFLEHMAFKGTKNRSQMDLELEVENMGAHLNAYTSREQTVYYAKSFSSDLGKAVDVLSDIIQNSTLGEAEIERERGVILREMQEVETNLQEVVFDHLHATAYQGTALGRTILGPTENIKSINRQDLVDYISTHYKGPRIVLAAAGGVNHDELVKLADKYFGQLSMSYEGQAPPVLPPCRYTGSEIRVRDDKMPFAHIAIAVEGVGWSHPDTIPLMVANTLIGSWDRSYGGGNNLSSKLAQAASEGNVCHSFQSFNTCYTDTGLWGIYFVCDGMTIEDMTFHVQNEWMRLCTSVTEGEVQRAKSTLTVMLLFMSGCACAPV
- the LOC118415909 gene encoding mitochondrial-processing peptidase subunit beta-like isoform X1, giving the protein MAAGLCRVSLLRLSRTFSPGANPALSIQTWRCASTRASYGQTLLNVPETKVTTLDNGFRVASEDSGLPTCTVGLWIDAGSRYENQRNNGTAHFLEHMAFKGTKNRSQMDLELEVENMGAHLNAYTSREQTVYYAKSFSSDLGKAVDVLSDIIQNSTLGEAEIERERGVILREMQEVETNLQEVVFDHLHATAYQGTALGRTILGPTENIKSINRQDLVDYISTHYKGPRIVLAAAGGVNHDELVKLADKYFGQLSMSYEGQAPPVLPPCRYTGSEIRVRDDKMPFAHIAIAVEGVGWSHPDTIPLMVANTLIGSWDRSYGGGNNLSSKLAQAASEGNVCHSFQSFNTCYTDTGLWGIYFVCDGMTIEDMTFHVQNEWMRLCTSVTEGEVQRAKNLLKTNMLLQLDGSTPICEDVGRQMLCYGRRIPLHELDARIDSITASTIRDVCTKYIYDKCPAVAAVGPVEQLPDYNRLRGGMYWLRW